The Candidatus Binatota bacterium nucleotide sequence TTGCTGGCCGGCAACATACAATCCCCCCGCAATGTCGCTCAACATCTACGAAAAAATCTGCGCCGAGCACCTCGTCCACCAGGAACCCGGCCAGGACCCCGTGCTCTACATCGACCGTCACTACGTTCACGAGGTGACCTCGCCGCAAGCCTTCGAGGGACTGCGCATGGCCGGGAGAAGCGTGCGACGGCCGGGGCTGACCTTTGCCACCATGGACCACAACATACCCACGACCTCGCGTGACCAGCCCATCGCCGACCCGCTGTCGGCCCGCCAGGTTGAAACGCTGGCGGCCAACTGCAGGGAGTTTGCGGTCACGTGCTTTGACATGCACGACCCGCGCAGTGGTATCGTGCACATCATCGGTCCCGAGCTGGGCCTGACCGAGCCGGGCATGACGGTTGTCTGCGGAGACAGTCACACGTCCACGCACGGGGCTTTCGGAGCCCTGGCTTTCGGCATAGGCACGAGCGAGGTCGAGCACGTGCTGGCCACGCAAACGCTGCTGAACCGCGCTGCCCGTACGCTGCAGGTCAAGGTGGACGGCCAACTCGCAGCCGGCGTCACGGCCAAGGATCTCGTGCTGGCCATCATCGGCCGCCTGGGCACCGCCGGCGGTACAGGCTTCGTGATCGAGTACACCGGCAGCGCCATACGCGAACTCTCCATGGAAGGCCGTATGACGGTATGTAATATGACCATCGAGGCCGGCGCGCGCGCGGGCCTGGTGTCGCCCGACGACAAGACGGTGGCGTACCTCGAGGGCCGCGAGTACCTGGAGGGCCGCGACTTCGACAGCATGGCCGAGGGCTGGCTGGCCTGGGCGTCGGACGAAGGCTGCACCTACGACGAAACCCTTGAGCTCAACGCCGCCGATGTGGAGCCACAGGTCACCTGGGGCACCTCGCCGGGCATGGTCACCGGCATCCTGGGCCAGGCCCCTACCCTGGCCAACCTGTCCGACACCGCAGAGCGCGATACGGCATCACGCGCGCTGCAGTACATGGACCTGCGCGAGGGACAGGCAATGACCGACATCACGGTCAACCGGGTATTCATAGGCTCGTGCACCAACGGCCGCATAGAAGACCTGAGGGAGGCCGCGCGCGTGGCCGCCGGTCACACGGTCGCCGCCCAGGTAGACCAGGCGCTGGTGGTACCAGGCTCGCAACAGGTCAAGGCCCAGGCCGAGGCCGAAGGACTCGACAAGGTATTTACCGAGGCTGGTTTCGAGTGGAGGGAGTCGGGCTGCTCGATGTGCCTGGCCATGAACGACGATGTTCTGAGCCCGGGCGACCGCTGCGCGTCAACCTCGAATCGTAATTTTGAAGGCCGCCAGGGCAAGGGCGGGCGCACCCACCTGGTGAGCCCGGCGATGGCAGCCGCGGCGGCGGTCACGGGGTCTTTTACCGACGTGCGTGACTGGGATTACAAGTAGGCCCGCGGGCAGGACAACAGGCAGCAATGGAAAAGTTTGAAACCTTCAGCGGACTGCTGGCGCCACTGGACGCCCAGCACGCCGACACCGACCAGATCATCCCCAAGCAGTTTCTCAAGCGCGTGGAGCGGACCGGCTACGGCGAGTTCCTGTTCTTCGACTGGAGGTTCAACGACGACGGTTCGCTGAACCAGGATTTCGAGATGAACCACGATCGTTACCAGGGGGCCTCGATCCTGATCGCGCGCGACAACTTCGGCTGCGGCTCGTCTCGCGAACACGCGCCCTGGGCGCTTAAGGGTTACGGCATTCGTTGCATAGTGGCGCCCTCGTTCGCCGACATCTTCTACAACAACTGCTTCAACAACGGGCTGCTGCCCGTCGCGCTGGCGGCAGACACCGTCGACAGGCTGTTCGGGGAGTTGCGGGCCAACGAGGGTTACGCGCTCAAGGTAGACCTCGAGCGGCGGCTGTTACTGACCCCCTCGGGCGAAGAAATCCCTTTTGAGCTCGACGACTTCCTGCGCGACCGGCTTCTCCATGGCTGGGACCAGGTAGGGCTCACGCTGCGTCACGAAGAGGCGATCACGCGTTGGGAAAAAGACCACGGCATCGACTGACCTCCGCGCGCGGACTTACGCTCATTGGGTCGGTCACGTACGACGATCCACCAGTGGCCGGGGGCGGGGCTTGGTCTCCTCTCCCGACTGGTGGACGCGCCAAAGCGCAACAACACGACGTGGGGAGATCTCCATGGAAAAGAAACGAAGAATTTGAAAAACCAGCTAGTATGGGTCATCCCGATTGCGTGCTACATTCTTCAACACGAGTAGGGACATGACCTTATACGCTAAGCCACGAACACAACGACCATCTGCTTCCTTTATCTTCGCGGGACTCACCACATTCCGCACACGATCATAACGGCCTTGGAGCTGGCACGG carries:
- the leuC gene encoding 3-isopropylmalate dehydratase large subunit, whose translation is MSLNIYEKICAEHLVHQEPGQDPVLYIDRHYVHEVTSPQAFEGLRMAGRSVRRPGLTFATMDHNIPTTSRDQPIADPLSARQVETLAANCREFAVTCFDMHDPRSGIVHIIGPELGLTEPGMTVVCGDSHTSTHGAFGALAFGIGTSEVEHVLATQTLLNRAARTLQVKVDGQLAAGVTAKDLVLAIIGRLGTAGGTGFVIEYTGSAIRELSMEGRMTVCNMTIEAGARAGLVSPDDKTVAYLEGREYLEGRDFDSMAEGWLAWASDEGCTYDETLELNAADVEPQVTWGTSPGMVTGILGQAPTLANLSDTAERDTASRALQYMDLREGQAMTDITVNRVFIGSCTNGRIEDLREAARVAAGHTVAAQVDQALVVPGSQQVKAQAEAEGLDKVFTEAGFEWRESGCSMCLAMNDDVLSPGDRCASTSNRNFEGRQGKGGRTHLVSPAMAAAAAVTGSFTDVRDWDYK
- the leuD gene encoding 3-isopropylmalate dehydratase small subunit; the encoded protein is MEKFETFSGLLAPLDAQHADTDQIIPKQFLKRVERTGYGEFLFFDWRFNDDGSLNQDFEMNHDRYQGASILIARDNFGCGSSREHAPWALKGYGIRCIVAPSFADIFYNNCFNNGLLPVALAADTVDRLFGELRANEGYALKVDLERRLLLTPSGEEIPFELDDFLRDRLLHGWDQVGLTLRHEEAITRWEKDHGID